The Pseudodesulfovibrio sp. zrk46 genome contains a region encoding:
- a CDS encoding HD domain-containing phosphohydrolase, whose protein sequence is MDTNSVAARPVSYFPVSPVMLFPEALGDFSVYLWQGGDFVLYTKSGQKFTLKHRQVLHRNDVKEVYIQSSEKVQYEKYIEANLGKILLDESLPIEVRSNVFYEASTVVMQDVFDSKLPSGLRARHFNRLTDIVKNSIQFLASDNSLSAVAPFISHDYKTYTHCMHVFIYSVAVFQTYDMSDNEIFECGLGALLHDVGKAKIPRRILNKRGALTQSEREIIKEHPIHGVSMCAHLPMSQNTINCILFHHEKLDGTGYPAGLKSDNIPMPVRIISLADVYDALTTERPYAEGMDPYEALTLMRHDMRETLDMNVFKRFVAVLSGADMF, encoded by the coding sequence ATGGATACGAATTCCGTTGCCGCTCGGCCGGTATCCTACTTTCCCGTATCTCCGGTTATGCTTTTCCCGGAGGCGTTGGGGGACTTCTCCGTCTACCTTTGGCAGGGGGGCGACTTTGTGTTGTATACAAAGTCAGGCCAGAAATTTACCCTGAAGCATCGCCAGGTGTTGCACCGGAACGACGTCAAAGAAGTCTACATCCAGAGCTCTGAAAAGGTACAATACGAAAAGTACATTGAAGCCAATCTGGGCAAGATCCTGTTGGATGAAAGCCTGCCCATCGAGGTACGGTCCAACGTTTTTTACGAAGCGTCCACTGTGGTCATGCAGGATGTCTTCGACAGCAAACTCCCCAGCGGACTACGCGCCCGTCACTTCAATCGGTTGACGGACATCGTCAAAAACTCCATCCAGTTTTTGGCCTCGGACAACTCACTGTCCGCCGTGGCCCCGTTTATCTCCCACGACTACAAGACGTACACGCACTGCATGCACGTCTTTATTTATTCTGTGGCCGTGTTTCAGACCTACGACATGAGCGATAACGAGATCTTCGAATGCGGTCTCGGCGCGCTCCTGCATGACGTGGGCAAGGCCAAGATCCCCCGGCGCATCCTGAACAAACGCGGTGCGCTGACCCAGTCCGAGCGCGAGATTATCAAGGAGCACCCCATTCACGGTGTCTCCATGTGCGCGCATCTGCCCATGTCGCAGAACACCATCAACTGTATCCTCTTCCATCACGAAAAGCTCGACGGCACCGGATATCCTGCCGGACTCAAGAGCGACAATATCCCCATGCCGGTGCGTATCATCTCCCTTGCCGATGTATATGACGCCCTGACCACCGAGCGTCCGTATGCCGAAGGCATGGACCCCTACGAAGCACTGACCCTCATGCGTCATGACATGCGCGAGACCTTGGACATGAACGTGTTCAAAAGGTTCGTTGCCGTGCTCAGCGGCGCGGATATGTTCTAA
- a CDS encoding GGDEF domain-containing protein, with amino-acid sequence MSEVLKNFGNSDPDWVAVVLFVRNLLGQLTVYTDEKKAEIQQEVFAELAKKDFSHTHFETVIAMLDMYVMQTIGTLELEEALTREKRSAAQLLNEMDEVINTMTGANERQNRKLDAFKERTVGVIESGKDKSVIVAKVRDMFQELIIEFKEEAAELHARAKMLERTANFDPLLTELHNRRAFDAYLPEVVSIMDKEPSPLTVMMIDVDHFKTVNDTYGHQAGDDVLRALARIITAHAIQYRGFAARYGGEELVIVAKGLPPDVATLRAEAIRRDVEQYDFRIRTDGKLAEKPLKFTISIGIAHWQEGWDAGRLVRAADMALYDAKNRGRNMVCQADCEQ; translated from the coding sequence ATGAGTGAAGTCCTGAAGAATTTCGGGAACAGCGATCCTGATTGGGTCGCTGTCGTCCTGTTTGTCCGCAATCTGTTGGGGCAACTGACAGTATATACTGACGAAAAGAAGGCCGAGATCCAGCAGGAAGTCTTTGCCGAGCTGGCCAAAAAGGACTTTTCGCACACACATTTTGAGACGGTCATCGCCATGCTCGACATGTATGTCATGCAGACCATCGGCACGTTGGAGTTGGAAGAGGCATTGACCCGTGAAAAGCGTTCGGCTGCGCAACTGCTCAATGAGATGGACGAGGTCATCAACACCATGACCGGTGCCAATGAACGGCAGAATCGCAAGCTGGATGCCTTCAAAGAGCGCACCGTGGGCGTGATCGAGTCGGGCAAGGACAAGTCTGTCATCGTCGCCAAGGTGCGTGATATGTTTCAGGAGCTCATCATTGAGTTCAAGGAAGAAGCGGCCGAACTGCACGCCCGCGCCAAGATGCTGGAGCGCACGGCCAACTTTGACCCTCTGCTGACCGAGCTGCACAACCGCCGGGCCTTTGATGCCTACCTGCCCGAGGTGGTCTCCATCATGGACAAGGAGCCCAGTCCGCTCACAGTGATGATGATCGATGTGGATCACTTCAAGACTGTGAACGACACCTACGGTCATCAGGCGGGCGATGACGTGCTACGCGCCCTGGCTCGCATTATCACCGCACACGCCATTCAGTATCGTGGCTTTGCTGCACGATACGGAGGTGAGGAGCTGGTCATAGTGGCAAAAGGACTGCCACCGGACGTGGCAACACTCCGCGCTGAAGCCATCCGTCGCGATGTGGAACAGTATGATTTCCGCATCCGTACTGACGGTAAGCTGGCTGAGAAGCCTCTCAAGTTTACCATCTCCATCGGTATTGCCCATTGGCAGGAAGGATGGGATGCAGGACGTCTGGTTCGGGCCGCGGACATGGCTCTGTATGATGCCAAGAACCGTGGCCGCAATATGGTTTGTCAGGCTGATTGCGAGCAGTAG